One genomic window of Streptomyces sp. NBC_01276 includes the following:
- a CDS encoding DUF5937 family protein, with product MRREGPDAPVRLAFSAGDLAQMRFAVSPMWEVGTSMRLLRSGAVHPVHGRWTAQVRPRLAAAGLDRGLLAELVAPKGFVPDFLNPAPDGPAPALAQELDRVRSAPAAAVRRDLDRLAREQGRLGPRSRALYADPQGRLARVAEEVEQYWELALGPYWAQIRTVLDADVFHRSRQVAEEGAARLLNGLHSSLSWSDNALRLALRQRSLSRRTAGSGLVLIPSAFTGPVPLTRVAPPEPPQLAYPARGTGALWASRPAVAGAALAAVLGRSRARLLAELDTPASTTELAARTGLSPGGVSQYLTALRDAGLVSAHRAGRSVLYARTAVGQSLLTAGSA from the coding sequence ATGCGGCGCGAGGGGCCGGACGCTCCTGTCAGGCTGGCGTTCTCCGCCGGCGACCTGGCGCAGATGCGCTTCGCCGTCTCCCCGATGTGGGAGGTCGGGACGAGCATGCGGCTGCTGAGGTCCGGCGCCGTCCATCCCGTGCACGGCCGGTGGACGGCACAGGTCCGGCCGCGGCTGGCGGCGGCCGGGCTGGACCGGGGCCTGCTGGCCGAACTGGTCGCACCGAAGGGCTTCGTGCCGGACTTCCTGAACCCCGCGCCCGACGGGCCCGCCCCCGCCCTGGCGCAGGAGCTGGACCGCGTCAGGAGCGCGCCCGCGGCCGCGGTGCGCCGGGACCTGGACCGGCTGGCCCGGGAGCAGGGGCGGCTCGGTCCCCGGTCGCGGGCCCTGTACGCGGATCCGCAGGGGCGGCTGGCCCGGGTGGCGGAGGAGGTCGAGCAGTACTGGGAGCTGGCTCTGGGCCCGTACTGGGCGCAGATCCGCACCGTGCTCGACGCAGACGTCTTCCACCGGTCCCGGCAGGTGGCCGAGGAGGGCGCCGCCCGTCTCCTGAACGGCCTGCACTCCTCGCTGAGCTGGTCCGACAACGCGCTGCGGCTGGCGCTGCGGCAGCGTTCCCTGTCCCGCAGGACGGCGGGGTCCGGGCTGGTGCTGATCCCGTCGGCCTTCACCGGGCCGGTGCCACTGACCCGGGTGGCGCCGCCGGAGCCGCCGCAACTGGCCTACCCGGCGCGGGGTACCGGCGCGCTGTGGGCGTCCCGCCCGGCCGTCGCCGGCGCCGCCCTGGCCGCCGTGCTCGGCCGTTCGCGGGCCCGGCTGCTGGCGGAGCTGGACACTCCGGCCTCCACCACGGAGCTGGCGGCCCGTACGGGGCTCTCGCCGGGCGGGGTGTCCCAGTACCTGACGGCCCTGCGTGACGCGGGCCTGGTCAGCGCCCACCGCGCGGGCCGCTCGGTCCTCTACGCCCGTACGGCGGTGGGCCAGTCCCTGCTCACGGCGGGCTCCGCCTGA
- a CDS encoding TetR/AcrR family transcriptional regulator codes for MDESPLRERLIDVGVEMVTAEGTAALGLREIARRAGVSHGAPRRYFPTHQSLLSAIARRGFADLGARFAAAGAGQATPRERVRALATTYVAYALEQRGMFELMFRHDLLDSTGQEGSDGPRLRESTRPLFAMLVGLVSRCGAADPQVTAAALWANLHGVAQLWGAGSLPLVLGAGTDTGVRVARLVGAALDAHLGPEPS; via the coding sequence ATGGATGAGAGCCCGCTGCGCGAGCGGCTGATCGACGTCGGCGTGGAGATGGTCACGGCGGAGGGGACCGCCGCCCTCGGGCTGCGGGAGATCGCCCGGCGGGCCGGGGTGTCGCACGGCGCTCCCCGGCGGTACTTCCCCACCCACCAGTCCCTGCTGTCGGCCATCGCCCGGCGCGGGTTCGCCGATCTCGGGGCCCGCTTCGCGGCGGCCGGCGCCGGGCAGGCCACCCCGAGGGAGCGGGTGCGGGCGCTGGCGACGACATACGTGGCCTACGCCCTGGAGCAGCGCGGGATGTTCGAGCTGATGTTCCGCCACGACCTGCTGGACAGCACCGGGCAGGAGGGCTCCGACGGGCCGCGGCTGCGGGAATCGACGCGGCCGCTGTTCGCCATGCTCGTCGGGCTCGTGTCCCGCTGCGGTGCGGCCGATCCGCAGGTCACGGCCGCCGCGCTGTGGGCGAACCTGCACGGGGTGGCCCAGCTGTGGGGGGCGGGCAGCCTGCCCCTGGTGCTCGGGGCCGGTACGGACACGGGGGTCCGCGTCGCCCGGCTCGTCGGCGCCGCGCTCGACGCGCATCTCGGTCCGGAGCCCTCGTGA
- a CDS encoding condensation domain-containing protein, translating into MTLRIRGPLQTAALERAWFRLQERHPVIRCGFDLADFTWRLDTPATASGVVLAVSAPDESASSAAALMERLVDAPFDFAQGPLARLVLLRRPEEALFALVLDHLVADFWSLDLLMNDLTALYSDELGLAPQPLPPVTLPYPEQVRQQNAHLDSAAGIRALDALSAALEAVGPVPETRFEGFSGRTHAGYDRTGLVRAAFGTGLTRAVFACARGHRMTPWALVHAAVHHALYELSDQPSVGTTLMTANRESTAVHQTVGFLASKVVIATQRDDRAGTAAFLRGFQHAMMNALDSMAIPWPRLIAHMEPSALGRHARVPYISFNPQNSTMRRWLGGWRFPGCESDPLDLGGSTPDAAVVISLTEVEGDVSVSLYHKTDWYPAEAVERLWQVTERTLWDWAREAGTGDEAP; encoded by the coding sequence GTGACGCTCCGGATCCGTGGTCCCCTGCAGACGGCCGCGCTGGAGCGAGCGTGGTTCCGTCTGCAGGAACGCCATCCGGTCATTCGTTGCGGCTTCGACCTCGCGGACTTCACCTGGCGGCTCGACACGCCGGCCACGGCGAGCGGCGTCGTCCTGGCCGTCTCGGCGCCGGACGAATCCGCGAGCTCCGCGGCGGCACTGATGGAGCGTCTCGTCGACGCCCCGTTCGACTTCGCCCAGGGCCCCTTGGCCCGGCTGGTCCTTCTTCGACGCCCCGAGGAAGCCCTGTTCGCGCTGGTCCTCGACCATCTGGTCGCGGATTTCTGGTCGCTCGACCTCCTCATGAACGACCTGACCGCTCTCTACTCGGACGAGCTCGGCCTGGCCCCGCAACCCTTGCCTCCGGTCACCCTCCCCTACCCCGAACAGGTACGGCAGCAGAACGCCCACCTGGACTCGGCCGCCGGGATCCGGGCGCTGGACGCCCTGTCCGCCGCTCTCGAAGCGGTCGGTCCGGTTCCCGAGACCCGCTTCGAGGGCTTCTCGGGACGGACCCACGCCGGCTACGACCGCACGGGGCTCGTCCGCGCCGCCTTCGGCACCGGCCTCACGCGGGCCGTCTTCGCCTGCGCACGAGGTCACCGCATGACTCCGTGGGCCCTCGTGCACGCGGCCGTCCACCACGCACTGTACGAATTGAGCGATCAACCGTCCGTCGGCACCACGCTGATGACGGCCAACCGGGAGTCGACAGCGGTCCACCAGACCGTCGGCTTCCTCGCGAGCAAGGTGGTCATCGCGACGCAGCGCGACGACCGGGCCGGCACCGCCGCGTTCCTGCGCGGATTCCAGCACGCGATGATGAACGCCCTCGACTCCATGGCGATACCGTGGCCGCGGCTCATCGCGCACATGGAGCCCTCCGCCCTCGGCCGCCACGCCCGGGTCCCCTACATCTCGTTCAACCCCCAGAACTCCACCATGCGGCGGTGGCTCGGCGGCTGGCGGTTCCCCGGGTGCGAGAGCGATCCCCTGGACCTCGGCGGCAGCACACCGGACGCGGCCGTGGTGATCTCCCTCACCGAGGTGGAGGGGGACGTCTCGGTCTCGCTCTACCACAAGACGGACTGGTACCCCGCGGAGGCCGTGGAGAGGCTCTGGCAGGTCACCGAACGCACCCTCTGGGACTGGGCACGTGAAGCCGGAACCGGCGATGAGGCCCCGTGA
- a CDS encoding MFS transporter: protein MRPSIALAASAAGAALVALDGTVLIVVQPALRRDLGASAAQVQWTSTAYLLAVAAFLVIAGRLGDRYGHPRLLLTGSLGFAAASAGIALAPGVGWVIALRAVQGLFGALLQPATLALLRVAYPRERLGSAVAVRTGTIAVAAAAGPLIGGVLVARADWRSVFVLNVPVALAVAVLTSALRVPPPARADAGAGRLGTAAPALLAAALGACVYALSGVPEHGWTGAPTLLGSAAAAGLGALFVRVERRGKRPLVPAAVARSRPVAASMALLMAVSAGMFGALFTATFLLQDVRGLGPLETGVRVLPLTALMVAGAPVAARAVRRYGARATALTGTGLVVAGIAGLGSGGPVAFGVLGAGFTAVMVTATGTVVGEAPPGYAGVVGGLKQTAANVGPSLGIAVAAGAGAAGTGPDAGPALPVLAGLAAVGLAAAALLPGRTPVGEVSDPAGVTG from the coding sequence GTGAGGCCGTCGATCGCGCTGGCGGCCAGCGCGGCCGGGGCGGCCCTCGTGGCCCTCGACGGCACGGTGCTGATCGTGGTGCAGCCCGCCCTGCGCCGCGATCTGGGGGCGAGCGCCGCCCAGGTGCAGTGGACCAGCACCGCCTACCTGCTCGCCGTCGCCGCCTTCCTGGTGATCGCCGGACGGCTCGGGGACCGGTACGGGCACCCCCGGCTGCTGCTGACGGGCTCGCTCGGCTTCGCCGCCGCCTCGGCGGGGATCGCACTGGCTCCCGGAGTCGGCTGGGTGATCGCGCTGCGCGCCGTCCAGGGCCTGTTCGGGGCGCTGTTGCAGCCCGCCACGCTGGCCCTGCTGCGGGTCGCGTACCCACGGGAGCGGCTGGGGTCGGCGGTCGCCGTGCGGACCGGGACGATCGCGGTGGCCGCGGCGGCGGGGCCGCTGATCGGCGGGGTCCTGGTCGCGCGGGCGGACTGGCGGTCGGTGTTCGTGCTCAACGTGCCCGTGGCGCTGGCCGTCGCGGTGCTGACGTCGGCCCTGCGGGTCCCGCCGCCCGCGCGCGCCGACGCCGGTGCCGGCCGGCTGGGGACGGCTGCGCCCGCCCTGCTCGCGGCGGCGCTCGGGGCCTGCGTGTACGCGCTGTCCGGCGTACCGGAGCACGGCTGGACGGGGGCGCCCACGCTGCTCGGTTCCGCGGCGGCCGCGGGGCTCGGGGCGCTGTTCGTCCGGGTCGAGCGGCGCGGGAAGCGGCCGCTGGTGCCGGCGGCGGTGGCCCGGTCGAGGCCGGTGGCGGCGTCGATGGCACTGCTGATGGCGGTCTCCGCCGGGATGTTCGGGGCTCTGTTCACGGCCACGTTCCTGCTCCAGGACGTACGGGGGCTCGGCCCGCTGGAGACCGGCGTGCGGGTCCTGCCGCTGACCGCGCTGATGGTGGCCGGGGCGCCGGTGGCGGCCCGGGCCGTACGCCGGTACGGGGCGCGGGCGACGGCGCTGACCGGGACGGGGCTGGTGGTGGCCGGGATCGCCGGCCTGGGCTCGGGCGGGCCCGTGGCGTTCGGGGTGCTGGGCGCGGGGTTCACCGCGGTGATGGTCACGGCCACCGGGACGGTGGTCGGGGAAGCTCCGCCCGGGTACGCGGGGGTGGTGGGCGGACTCAAGCAGACGGCCGCGAACGTCGGCCCGTCGCTGGGGATCGCGGTCGCCGCGGGCGCCGGAGCGGCGGGCACGGGGCCGGACGCGGGACCGGCGCTGCCGGTGCTGGCCGGGCTGGCCGCCGTGGGGCTGGCCGCGGCGGCGCTGCTGCCGGGCCGGACACCCGTGGGGGAGGTGTCCGACCCGGCTGGGGTCACGGGGTGA
- a CDS encoding acyl carrier protein: MTTQAHSHEELLTILRRIWEDVLETTVDDPDENFIDLGGDSLLALVVANRAQEAGLAMPPTGVLRRPTLRGLAEAVMDPRQFEQW; this comes from the coding sequence ATGACGACCCAGGCCCACTCGCACGAGGAACTGCTGACGATCCTCCGCCGGATCTGGGAGGACGTCCTGGAGACCACGGTCGACGATCCCGACGAGAACTTCATCGACCTGGGCGGGGACTCCCTGTTGGCACTCGTCGTGGCCAACCGCGCCCAGGAGGCGGGCCTCGCGATGCCACCCACCGGAGTGCTTCGCCGGCCGACGCTGCGCGGGCTCGCCGAAGCGGTGATGGATCCGCGCCAGTTCGAGCAGTGGTAG
- a CDS encoding oxidoreductase, which translates to MTTETITAAASGTWKLGDLEVNRIGFGAMRIPQNGAALHAGAASSDRDRALAVLRRAVELGVNHIDTAAFYFSPLRSANELINSALGGPYPEDLVIATKVGPARGASGEWVEHAGPDGLRGQVEENLRQLGRDHLDLVNLRVSGIPGGSASVAERFGVLAELREAGLIRNLGVSNVTPEQLAEARSVAPVVCVQNPYGVGMRPDQDEFVRFCGEEGIAFVPFYSIATTGREGGASGTEGEELLAVARAHDASPAQVRLAWTLQRGPHVLAIPGTGNPDHLTANVAAGALRLTEAELTALDAVHRRAEEA; encoded by the coding sequence ATGACCACTGAAACGATCACCGCCGCGGCGTCGGGGACCTGGAAGCTCGGCGACCTGGAGGTGAACCGCATCGGCTTCGGAGCGATGCGCATCCCCCAGAACGGTGCGGCCCTGCACGCCGGTGCCGCCTCCAGCGACCGGGACCGGGCCCTGGCGGTCCTGCGCCGCGCCGTCGAACTCGGCGTCAACCACATCGACACCGCCGCCTTCTACTTCTCCCCGCTCCGCTCCGCCAACGAGCTGATCAACAGCGCCCTCGGCGGCCCCTACCCCGAGGACCTGGTCATCGCCACCAAGGTCGGCCCCGCCCGCGGGGCGTCGGGGGAGTGGGTGGAGCACGCCGGCCCCGACGGCCTGCGCGGCCAGGTCGAGGAGAACCTCCGCCAGCTCGGCCGCGACCACCTCGACTTGGTGAACCTGCGCGTGTCCGGGATCCCGGGCGGCAGCGCCTCCGTCGCCGAGCGCTTCGGAGTGCTGGCGGAGCTGCGCGAGGCCGGCCTCATCCGGAACCTCGGCGTCTCCAACGTCACCCCCGAACAGCTCGCGGAGGCCCGGTCCGTGGCCCCGGTGGTGTGCGTGCAGAACCCGTACGGCGTCGGGATGCGTCCCGACCAGGACGAGTTCGTCCGCTTCTGCGGCGAGGAGGGGATCGCCTTCGTGCCCTTCTACTCGATCGCCACCACCGGCCGCGAGGGCGGCGCGAGCGGCACGGAGGGCGAGGAACTGCTCGCCGTGGCCCGTGCGCACGACGCGAGCCCCGCACAGGTCCGGCTGGCCTGGACCCTGCAGCGGGGCCCGCACGTCCTCGCCATCCCCGGCACGGGCAACCCCGACCACCTCACCGCCAACGTGGCCGCCGGAGCCCTGCGCCTGACGGAAGCGGAACTGACCGCCCTGGACGCCGTCCACCGGCGCGCAGAGGAGGCCTAG
- a CDS encoding 4-(cytidine 5'-diphospho)-2-C-methyl-D-erythritol kinase: protein MSYVKSIAVRAPAKVNLQLGVGGRRDDGYHELASIFLTVSLFDRITLTPAEELRVTVAGAGAGDVPADGSNIAARAVGLLAERNGLHPGVHVHIDKRIPVQGGMAGGSADAAGALVGCNALWNLGVSRTELVSLAAELGSDVPFSVLGGAAFGSGRGERLTVLPVGATTHWVFATAGFGLSTPAVFAEQERRRRDAGMPWTADGIPSPRVSQRLVDALARGDTAMLADALSNDLQPVATSMRPELAATLRTGTDAGALAGVLCGSGATIGFLVADRDAARTVAEKLMASGTCAAAHVADGPVPGPEPEPEPEETITTGENA from the coding sequence ATGTCATACGTGAAGTCCATTGCCGTGCGCGCACCGGCCAAGGTCAACCTGCAATTGGGGGTGGGCGGTCGCCGTGATGACGGCTATCACGAACTCGCCAGCATTTTCCTCACCGTCTCCCTGTTCGACCGAATAACGCTGACTCCCGCGGAGGAGCTCCGCGTCACCGTGGCCGGAGCCGGAGCCGGCGACGTGCCGGCCGACGGGTCCAACATCGCCGCGCGGGCCGTCGGACTCCTCGCCGAGAGGAACGGTCTGCACCCGGGCGTCCACGTCCACATCGACAAGCGCATCCCCGTGCAGGGCGGCATGGCGGGAGGCAGCGCGGACGCGGCCGGCGCGCTGGTGGGCTGCAACGCCCTGTGGAACCTGGGCGTCAGCCGCACCGAGCTCGTGTCGCTGGCGGCGGAACTCGGCAGCGACGTGCCCTTCAGCGTCCTGGGAGGAGCGGCCTTCGGGTCGGGCCGCGGTGAACGGCTCACCGTGCTTCCGGTCGGCGCCACGACGCACTGGGTCTTCGCCACCGCCGGTTTCGGCCTGTCCACACCGGCGGTCTTCGCGGAACAGGAACGCCGCCGAAGAGACGCGGGAATGCCGTGGACCGCCGACGGCATCCCCTCGCCGCGGGTGTCGCAGAGGCTCGTCGACGCCCTGGCCCGCGGCGACACCGCCATGTTGGCCGACGCGCTGAGCAACGACCTCCAACCGGTGGCCACTTCGATGCGGCCGGAGCTGGCCGCGACCCTCAGGACCGGCACAGACGCCGGCGCCCTGGCGGGCGTCCTCTGCGGCTCCGGGGCCACGATCGGTTTCCTCGTGGCCGATCGCGACGCCGCGCGGACCGTCGCGGAGAAACTCATGGCTTCGGGAACCTGCGCCGCGGCCCACGTCGCGGACGGGCCCGTACCCGGACCGGAACCGGAACCGGAACCGGAAGAGACCATCACGACGGGAGAGAACGCATGA
- a CDS encoding amino acid adenylation domain-containing protein, whose amino-acid sequence MPGVRPTLHQRFDDVARRFPDATALVDDEGPMSYAELRAACGETADALASLCTDGDRLIAARLGRGRSAPVAFLGILGSGRGYLPVDPAYPRERRNFLLDDSGARLVVTDGPLEDGESPLAEVGGLTIAARSGRPDRRHGGLPAAIAYVIYTSGSTGTPKGCVVGHAQVLALLDACATVFSFHPGDVWTVTHSFSFDFSVWELWGALLSGGTAVLVPPDVARDPDAFTRLLLSQRVTVLSQTPSMFGFLVGQLGRVRQCLPRLRHVVLGGEAVNLQDAVTWLDAEMAPNARLVNMYGITETTVHVTHAELDAHACRAAEPGRTPIGRPLPHLDVSLRDAAGSPVPDGTPGEIWVAGTGVTSGYLGRPELTDERFVVELSNGEPVRHYRSGDWAVREEDGTLQYIGRMDGQVKLRGHRVELAEVEAALASLEGVHGAACATRTNRAGQSVLVAYLVTSAGAGLEPRRLRAHLDTLLPAHLHPHRFQRVRGLPVTANGKLDRAVLHALPVLDWAPSPARHA is encoded by the coding sequence ATGCCCGGAGTCCGCCCGACGCTGCACCAGCGCTTCGACGACGTGGCACGGCGTTTCCCCGACGCCACGGCCCTCGTCGACGACGAAGGCCCGATGTCGTACGCCGAACTACGCGCCGCCTGCGGCGAAACGGCCGACGCGCTCGCCTCCTTGTGTACGGACGGGGACCGGCTGATCGCCGCCCGCCTCGGCCGCGGCAGATCGGCCCCCGTCGCGTTCCTCGGCATCCTCGGCAGCGGCCGGGGCTACCTGCCCGTCGACCCCGCCTATCCGCGGGAACGCCGGAACTTCCTGCTCGATGACAGCGGGGCCCGGCTCGTCGTCACCGACGGCCCGCTGGAGGACGGCGAGTCCCCACTGGCCGAGGTGGGCGGACTCACCATCGCGGCCCGCTCCGGCCGGCCGGACCGCCGCCACGGCGGGCTCCCGGCCGCGATCGCCTACGTCATCTACACCTCCGGGTCCACCGGTACGCCCAAGGGGTGCGTCGTCGGTCACGCACAAGTGCTCGCGCTCCTGGACGCCTGCGCGACCGTGTTCTCCTTCCACCCGGGCGACGTCTGGACGGTGACCCACTCCTTCAGCTTCGACTTCAGCGTCTGGGAGCTCTGGGGTGCCCTGCTGAGCGGCGGCACCGCCGTGCTCGTCCCGCCGGACGTGGCCCGCGACCCCGATGCCTTCACCCGTCTCCTGCTCTCGCAGCGGGTCACGGTCCTGAGCCAGACACCGTCCATGTTCGGCTTCCTGGTCGGACAGCTGGGCCGGGTCCGCCAGTGCCTCCCCCGTCTTCGCCACGTCGTGCTCGGTGGCGAGGCCGTCAACCTCCAGGACGCTGTGACCTGGCTCGATGCGGAAATGGCGCCGAACGCAAGGCTCGTCAACATGTACGGGATCACCGAGACCACCGTGCACGTCACGCATGCGGAGCTCGACGCCCACGCGTGCCGCGCCGCGGAACCCGGTCGTACGCCCATCGGACGGCCGCTCCCCCACCTCGACGTCTCGTTGCGGGACGCGGCGGGCAGCCCGGTGCCCGACGGGACTCCCGGCGAGATCTGGGTGGCCGGAACCGGCGTCACGTCCGGCTACCTGGGACGGCCCGAGCTCACCGACGAGCGGTTCGTGGTGGAACTTTCCAACGGAGAGCCGGTCCGCCACTACCGCAGCGGGGACTGGGCGGTCCGCGAGGAGGACGGAACCCTCCAGTACATCGGCCGGATGGACGGCCAGGTCAAGCTGCGGGGACACCGCGTGGAACTCGCGGAGGTGGAGGCCGCGCTCGCCTCACTCGAAGGGGTGCACGGCGCCGCCTGTGCGACGCGGACGAACCGGGCGGGGCAGAGCGTCCTCGTGGCCTACCTCGTCACATCCGCGGGCGCCGGACTGGAGCCGCGACGGCTGCGCGCACACCTCGACACCCTGCTTCCGGCCCACCTGCACCCCCACCGGTTCCAGCGGGTCCGGGGCCTTCCGGTCACGGCGAACGGCAAGCTCGACCGCGCCGTCCTGCACGCCCTTCCCGTGCTGGACTGGGCCCCCTCCCCGGCGAGGCACGCATGA
- a CDS encoding MFS transporter, producing the protein MRIISGLPRLDGPARPLFVGTFAYALGRGMYSTGSIVFFTLSFGLSVQQIALALSAAGIAAFCAAVPAGYLADRWGPRPMTIAVTIVQASLLAPMLFCGSSVVVVPLVIVLGAADRVNSIARRTLVSHVMGEATRVRTQAYLRSVANTGMSIGALAVTPLLAVGTRTAFLVLIAITMAAYVLVAVTTVRLPADSELTAPPTGTGPATPDPPARATGPARRRLASFTALGLLNGLFALHISILEVGLPLWITQHTDAPAWTVATLAFVNTVLAILLQVPASRGSSTVRGAARALAVSAVFTALACVLFATTAKGTGTFLIATLFLATVVLTVGELLQSAGEWGLSFGLAPANAQGKYIGAFTVGTTVQDIVGPAVVGGVAIAYVPGGWLALAAVFVVGAALIAPMTRWVSGLHGDGHGPEDEKDTSPTSAPSARS; encoded by the coding sequence GTGAGGATCATCTCCGGGCTGCCACGCCTGGACGGCCCCGCCCGGCCCCTGTTCGTGGGGACGTTCGCCTACGCGCTCGGCCGTGGCATGTACAGCACCGGCAGCATCGTCTTCTTCACCCTCTCCTTCGGGCTCTCCGTACAGCAGATCGCACTGGCGCTGTCCGCGGCCGGCATCGCCGCGTTCTGCGCGGCGGTACCGGCCGGGTACCTGGCCGACCGCTGGGGCCCCCGTCCCATGACCATCGCGGTGACCATCGTCCAGGCGTCGCTGCTCGCCCCGATGCTCTTCTGCGGATCGTCCGTCGTCGTGGTGCCGTTGGTGATCGTCCTCGGCGCCGCGGACCGCGTGAACTCCATCGCGCGACGCACGCTGGTCTCCCACGTGATGGGAGAGGCGACGCGGGTGCGTACCCAGGCGTACCTGCGGAGCGTGGCCAACACGGGCATGTCCATCGGGGCACTCGCGGTGACTCCCCTGCTCGCCGTCGGTACCCGGACGGCGTTCCTGGTCCTCATCGCCATCACGATGGCGGCCTACGTGCTGGTCGCCGTCACCACCGTGCGGCTCCCGGCGGACTCCGAGCTCACCGCGCCGCCCACCGGGACCGGTCCCGCCACCCCGGACCCACCGGCGCGGGCAACGGGGCCGGCCCGGCGACGTCTTGCCTCCTTCACCGCCCTCGGCCTGCTGAACGGCCTGTTCGCACTGCACATCAGCATCCTCGAAGTGGGACTGCCGCTCTGGATCACCCAGCACACGGACGCCCCCGCATGGACCGTCGCCACCCTGGCGTTCGTGAACACGGTCCTCGCGATCCTGCTCCAGGTACCAGCGAGCCGCGGCTCCTCGACCGTGCGCGGCGCCGCGAGGGCCCTCGCCGTCTCCGCCGTCTTCACGGCCCTCGCGTGCGTCCTGTTCGCGACGACCGCCAAGGGCACCGGAACGTTCCTGATCGCCACCCTCTTCCTCGCCACCGTGGTCCTGACCGTCGGCGAGCTGCTCCAGTCCGCCGGGGAGTGGGGGCTGTCGTTCGGTCTCGCCCCCGCGAACGCCCAAGGCAAGTACATCGGTGCCTTCACCGTCGGGACGACCGTCCAGGACATCGTCGGCCCCGCCGTCGTGGGCGGCGTGGCCATCGCCTACGTCCCGGGCGGCTGGCTCGCGCTGGCCGCGGTGTTCGTCGTCGGCGCGGCACTGATCGCCCCCATGACGCGCTGGGTGTCCGGCCTCCACGGTGACGGACACGGCCCCGAGGACGAGAAGGACACGTCCCCCACCTCAGCACCGAGTGCCAGGAGTTGA
- a CDS encoding acetyl-CoA carboxylase biotin carboxylase subunit family protein yields the protein MSSPLVVVYDRGAANVSEIAASLTKVAPLVFVTRHGSEHAEPLLPLLRDMGEVVTFRHAPGEVAGRLKAIGPGGITTFSEAMLNDTAELAAGLGLPFHSRETVRLLTDKFLQRRRLNESGTAGVAGSLLTRPQDWPDAVRRVGLPAVVKPARGEGSRNTYRVDDPTEGLGLVTGLLNTESALVLEQFLEGRPSAPYGDYVSVESVTSRGVVSHIAVTGKFPLLPPFRETGQFWPAALPEVEQRRLRDLASEAIASLGITTGITHTEIKLTGSGPRVIEVNGRLGGYINELSLRAAGLDLVELAGRVALGESVAPPPVTHDRVVFQYSNPAPPYPCRFDSVTGRRGLRATPGITGYRAWTRPGTSIGGGAMTHDLDLVLGEARDHALMFGVLDEALRHLTFTFTPDACAAPVRITAPELPALGPPSEC from the coding sequence ATGAGCTCCCCCCTCGTCGTCGTGTACGACCGCGGTGCGGCCAACGTCAGCGAGATCGCCGCGTCGCTCACCAAGGTGGCGCCCCTCGTCTTCGTGACCCGGCACGGATCCGAGCACGCCGAGCCGCTGCTCCCGCTCCTGCGCGACATGGGAGAGGTCGTCACGTTCCGGCACGCGCCCGGGGAGGTCGCCGGCCGGCTGAAGGCGATCGGCCCCGGTGGCATCACCACGTTCAGCGAGGCCATGCTGAACGACACGGCCGAACTGGCGGCCGGGCTCGGCCTGCCCTTTCACAGCCGGGAGACGGTACGTCTGCTCACCGACAAGTTCCTCCAGCGTCGGCGGCTGAACGAAAGCGGCACCGCCGGCGTCGCCGGATCGCTGCTGACCCGGCCGCAGGACTGGCCCGATGCCGTCCGGCGCGTGGGCCTGCCGGCCGTCGTCAAGCCCGCACGCGGCGAAGGAAGCCGCAACACGTACCGGGTCGACGACCCCACCGAGGGACTCGGGCTCGTCACCGGGCTGCTGAACACCGAATCGGCCCTCGTCCTTGAGCAGTTCCTGGAGGGGAGGCCGTCCGCCCCGTACGGCGACTACGTGTCCGTGGAGAGCGTCACCTCCCGCGGAGTGGTCTCCCACATCGCCGTCACCGGCAAGTTCCCGCTGCTCCCGCCGTTCAGGGAAACCGGCCAGTTCTGGCCGGCCGCCCTGCCCGAGGTGGAGCAGCGTCGCCTGCGGGACCTCGCCTCGGAGGCTATCGCGTCCCTCGGCATCACCACCGGCATCACCCACACCGAGATCAAGCTCACCGGCAGCGGCCCCCGGGTCATCGAGGTGAACGGCCGGCTGGGCGGCTACATCAACGAGCTGTCCCTCCGCGCGGCGGGGCTCGACCTCGTCGAGCTGGCCGGGCGCGTGGCGCTCGGCGAGTCCGTCGCGCCGCCTCCGGTGACGCACGACCGGGTCGTGTTCCAGTACTCGAACCCGGCACCCCCCTACCCCTGCCGGTTCGATTCCGTCACCGGCCGGCGGGGCCTGCGCGCCACCCCGGGTATCACCGGCTATCGCGCCTGGACCCGGCCCGGCACGTCCATCGGGGGCGGGGCGATGACCCATGACCTGGACCTGGTCCTGGGGGAGGCACGGGACCACGCGCTGATGTTCGGGGTCCTGGACGAAGCCCTGCGCCACCTCACCTTCACCTTCACTCCCGATGCGTGCGCGGCACCGGTGCGGATCACCGCACCCGAACTCCCCGCCCTCGGACCTCCGTCGGAGTGCTAG